The proteins below come from a single Zea mays cultivar B73 chromosome 8, Zm-B73-REFERENCE-NAM-5.0, whole genome shotgun sequence genomic window:
- the LOC103635827 gene encoding secretory carrier-associated membrane protein 3-like, with product MAGKHGRNGFDDDNVNPFAGGSVPPATNSRLSPLSHEPADFYNVDIPLESSKDLKKKEKELQAMEAELNKRERELKRKEDAASRAGIVIEEKNWPPFFPLIHHDISNEIPIHLQRMQYLAFSSFLGLIACLFWNIIATTTAWIKGEGVMIWLLAIIYFISGVPGAYVLWYRPLYNAMRTESALKFGWFFLFYMIHIIFCVWAAVAPPFPFKGKSLAGILPAIDVIGKNAIVGIFYFVGFGLFCLESLMSIGVIQQVYMYFRGSGKAAEIKREAARSALSSAF from the exons ATGGCGGGGAAGCACGGGCGCAACGGCTTCGACGACGACAACGTCAACCCCTTCGCG GGTGGAAGTGTTCCACCTGCCACCAATTCTCGTCTCTCACCTCTATCACATGAACCGGCTGATTTCTACAATGTGGACATTCCTCTCGAGTCGTCAAAG GATCTgaagaaaaaggagaaagaaCTCCAGGCTATGGAGGCTGAGCTAAACAAAAGAGAACGG GAATTGAAAAGGAAGGAAGATGCGGCATCCCGAG CTGGCATTGTGATAGAAGAGAAAAATTGGCCTCCCTTTTTCCCCCTCATCCACCATGACATTTCTAATGAGATACCTATCCATCTACAAAGGATGCAATACCTTGCATTCTCGTCATTTTTGG GATTGATAGCGTGCCTCTTTTGGAATATCATAGCAACTACAACAGCATGGATTAAAGGGGAAG GTGTTATGATCTGGCTGCTTGCCATTATCTACTTCATATCTGGTGTGCCCGGGGCTTATGTGTTATGGTATCGGCCTCTTTATAATGCAATGAG AACTGAGAGCGCTTTGAAGTTTGGGTGGTTTTTTCTATTTTACATG ATTCATATAATCTTCTGTGTCTGGGCAGCTGTGGCTCCTCCATTTCCTTTCAAAGGAAAATCTTTGGC TGGGATTTTGCCAGCAATTGATGTCATAGGCAAGAATGCTATTGTGGGG ATATTTTACTTCGTTGGATTCGGCTTGTTCTGCCTTGAATCACTTATGAGTATCGGTGTCATTCAG CAAGTATACATGTATTTCCGTGGAAGTGGAAAAGCTGCAGAGATTAAACGTGAGGCAGCACGTAGTGCTCTAAGTTCAGCCTTCTGA